In Manis pentadactyla isolate mManPen7 chromosome 8, mManPen7.hap1, whole genome shotgun sequence, the following are encoded in one genomic region:
- the LOC118929312 gene encoding LOW QUALITY PROTEIN: uncharacterized protein LOC118929312 (The sequence of the model RefSeq protein was modified relative to this genomic sequence to represent the inferred CDS: inserted 1 base in 1 codon; substituted 2 bases at 2 genomic stop codons) — protein MADFLSGFSSPGSSSPGSPSPSALSPGASSPGAPSPSAPTAPSFRHRDRPRELDAAEGPQWTHRQKLTGLIESLMFSHQPTWDDCQQLLQVLFTTEERERILLEARKNVPGADGRPSQLPHDIERGFPLTRPNWDFNSPEGRERLTIYRQALVVGFRGATRRPTNLAKVREVSQEPXEAPAVFLEHLMEAFRRYTPFDPTSEEHSASVALAFIGQSAPDIRKXLQRLEGLQDLSLRDLVKEAEKVYHKRETEEEKELRKEKERESKEEKRDRKHEKNLTRILAAVVEGKGHPPSSGRTSKAGHLGNRPPLDKDQCAYCKEKGHWVKECPKKPLKKPPKKVLSLLEDEDXGRRDSEPLPEPRVTLKVEGQPVEFLVDTSAQHSVLTQAKGPLSDKKSWVIGATGQKQYVWTTRRTVDLGVGQVNHSFLVIPECPTPLLGRDILTKVGAQISFQAGEPLVTNQENKPLSLSILTIRLEDEYRLFKEPEPSKISQEWFDRFPGAWAETAGMGLAKNQPPVVIELKASALPVTVRQYPMSKEARDGIRPHIQKLMEQGILVKCRSPWNTPLLPVEKAGTGDYRPVQDLREVNKRTQDIHPTVPNPYNLLSSLAPENTWYSVLDLKDAFFCLRLHQSSQPLFAFEWKYPSTGTTGQLTWTRLPQGFKNSPTLFDEALHQDLAFYRASNPQVTLLQYVDDLLIATPTRRTCQKATGALLAELAKLGYRVSAKKAQICQQQVTYLGYSLRNGKRWLTEARKQTVTQIPVPTTAHQVCEFLGTAGFCRLWIPGYASLAAPLYPLTKGAAPFIWGSEQQQAFDDIKKALLSAPALALPDITKPFILFVDERNGVARGVLTQQWGPWKRPVAYLSKKLDPVSSGWPTCLRVVAAVALLVKDSDKLTLGQKLTVVAPHALESVIRQPPERWMSNARMTHYQTLLLNRDRVEFAPPAILNPATLLPDVGKEVLHTCQEILAEETGTRQDLRDQPLEGPGLLTWYTDGSSYIMGGKRMAGAAVVDDDRIVWASGLPTGTSAQRAELVALAQALKMAEGIPRSHMY, from the exons atggcagactttct ctccgGCTTCTCCAGCCCCGGCTCCTCCAGCCCcggctcccccagccccagcgcccTCAGCCCCGGCGCCTCCAGCCcaggtgcccccagccccagcgcccCCACTGCCCCTAGCTTCAGGCaccgggaccggcccagggaactcgacGCCGCCGAGGGGCCGCAATGGACGCACCGG cagaaactaactggactgatagagtccctaatgttttctcaccagcccacttgggatgactgccagcagcttttacaggtgctcttcaccacggaagaaagagaaaggatcctcctggaagcacgaaagaacgtgcctggagctgatgGACGACCAtcacaactccctcatgatatagaaagggggttcccactgaccagacccaactgggactttaattctccagaaggtagggagcgactaaccatctatcgccaggctctagTGGTGGGTTTCCGCGGGGCCAcgaggcgccccaccaatttggccaaggtaagagaggtcagtCAGGAGC CTGAGGCGcctgcagtgttcttagaacacctgatggaagccttcaggcggtatactccctttGACCCCACTTCCGAGGAGCACAGTGCCTCAGTGGCTCTTgcttttattgggcaatcagcaccCGATATTAGAAAGTAGCTTCAGAGATTGGAAGGCTTACAAGATTTGTCGCTGagagatttagtgaaagaagctgagaaagtttatcataagagagagactgaggaagaaaaggaattgaggaaggagaaggaaagagaaagtaaagaggaaaaaagggataggaaacatgagaaaaatttaacaaggaTCTTGGCCGCAGTGGTAGAAGGCAAGGGACACCCGCCCTCTAGCggcagaactagtaaggcagggcacctgggcaaccggcctcctttggataaagatcaatgtgcatattgcaaggaaaaagggcactgggtaaaagaatgccctaaaaagccactaaaAAAGCCTCCGAAGAAGGTGTTGTCCCTGCTGGAAGACGAGGATTAGGGAAGACGGGACTcggagcccctccccgagcccagggtaactctgaaagtggaggggcaacccgttgaattCCTGGTAGACACcagtgctcaacattctgtattgacTCAGGCAAAGGGCCCCCTCTCTGATAAAAAATCTTGGGTGATCGGGGCTacgggccagaaacaatatgtgtGGACTACCCGGAGAACAGTGGATTTAGGAGTAGGACAAGTAAACCACTCGTTCCTTGTCATACCGGAATGCCCCACACCCCTGTTAGGAAGAGACATCTTAACCAAAGTGGgggcccaaatatcctttcaaGCCGGGGAACCTCTGGTGACCAATCAAGAGAATAAACCTTTGAGCTTAAGCATCCTGACTATAAGATTAGAAGATGAATACCGTCTTTTTAAGGAGCCGGAGCCCTCCAAAATAAGTCAGGAGTGGTTTGACcggttcccaggagcctgggcggaaacggccggcatggggctcgccaagaaccagccccctgtagtcatagaactaaaagcttcagccttaccagtaactgtgagacaatatccaatgagtaaagaagccagggacggAATTAGGCcgcatatccagaagcttatggaacaggggatattagtaaaatgtcgatccccatggaacacccccttgctgcctgtagaaaaggcaggaacgggagactaccgaccagtacaagatttaagagaagttaataaaaggacacaggacattcaccccactgtGCCAAATccttataacctactaagctccctggccccggaaaacacctggtattcagttttagatttaaaagatgctttcttttgtctgcgcttgcaccagagcagccaaccgctgtttgcttttgaatggaaatatccctccacaggaactactggacaactgacctggactcgtttgccacaaggatttaaGAACTCACCCACCCTCTTCGACGAGGCTCTACATCaagacttggctttctaccgagcttctaacccacaggtaactttgttacaatatgttgatgacttattgatagcaaCCCCTACTCGGAGAACCTGCCAAAAGGCCACTGGAGCCCTTTTGGCTGAGCTTGCCAAATTGGGGTACAGGgtatctgctaagaaggcacagatctgccaacaacaagtgacttatttgggatactccctgagaaatgggaaaaggtggcttactgaagcccgaaagcagactgtgacgcagattccggttcCCACTACTGCACACCAGGTTTgtgagtttctggggacagcagggttttgtagactatggatacccggatatgcttcttTGGCAGCCCCTCTGTATCCCCTCACTAAAGGAGCAGCCCCGTTTATTTGGGGATCTgaacaacaacaggcctttgatgatatcaaaaagGCCCTCCTCTCGGCACCCGCTCTGGCATTGCCAGACATAACTAAGCCATTTATCCTTTTTGTGGATGAACGGaacggagtagctcgaggagtattgacccaacaatggggaccttggaagagacctgtcgcctatttgtctaaaaaattagaccccgtgagtagtggatggcccacttgtttgagagtagtggcagctgtggccctcttggttaaagattctgacaagctAACGCTGGGAcagaaactcactgtggttgctcctCATGCGCTGGAAAGCGTAATTCGACAACCACCTGAAAGATGGATGtcgaatgccagaatgactcactatcaaaccttactcctgaatcgtgatcgtgtggaatttgccccgcCTGCCATCCTAAACccggctactctgctccccgatgtgggaaaagaagtgcttcatacctgccaggaaatcctggctgaggagacggggacccGTCAGGACTTACGAGATCAGCCCTTAGAAGGACCGGGACTCCTGACCTGGtacacagacgggagcagttacatcatgggaggtaagaggatggcaggagctgcagtagtagatgatgacCGAATTGTGTGGGCCAGCGGActcccaacgggcacttctgcgcaGCGGGCAGAGCTCGTCGCCCTGGCTCAGgctttaaagatggcagaag